From Helicobacteraceae bacterium, a single genomic window includes:
- a CDS encoding 4Fe-4S dicluster domain-containing protein — translation MDRRRFFKTAAIGALSCAALAPSDAKAASQPRREQGSIIDLTLCDGCAKLPAPACVGACREKNADRFPRPDPKYLIDYWPQKRHEDWSGKRDVINRLTPYNWTYVEKIEAAGQTIYLPRRCMHCDDPACQKLCPFGVIGKSKEGAVGIDANFCMGGSKCRDVCPWNIPQRQAGVGIYTKIAPKLMGGGSMYKCDMCADSLANDQKPACESACPKNAIMFGDKADMKLEAKRRAEAIGGYIYGVNEGGGTATFYVSKIPFEEIDAAIAAKKGGDKAHGRPQMPVGVESKLKGADALFAAALIAPIAAAASAAIAVYKGGKRD, via the coding sequence ATGGACAGACGACGTTTTTTCAAAACGGCGGCGATCGGCGCGCTCTCGTGCGCCGCGCTCGCGCCTTCGGACGCGAAAGCGGCGAGCCAACCGCGCCGCGAACAAGGATCGATTATCGATCTAACGCTATGCGACGGGTGCGCGAAACTACCCGCGCCCGCGTGCGTCGGCGCGTGCCGCGAAAAGAACGCCGATAGGTTTCCTCGCCCAGACCCAAAATATCTGATAGATTACTGGCCCCAAAAGCGTCATGAGGACTGGTCGGGCAAACGCGACGTAATAAACCGTTTAACGCCGTATAATTGGACGTATGTCGAGAAAATCGAAGCGGCGGGGCAAACGATCTATCTGCCGCGCCGCTGTATGCACTGCGACGATCCCGCCTGTCAAAAGCTGTGTCCCTTCGGCGTGATCGGCAAATCCAAAGAGGGCGCGGTCGGCATAGACGCTAATTTTTGCATGGGCGGAAGCAAATGTCGCGACGTATGCCCTTGGAATATCCCGCAACGGCAGGCGGGAGTCGGTATATACACAAAGATCGCGCCTAAACTTATGGGCGGCGGCTCGATGTATAAATGCGATATGTGCGCCGATTCGCTGGCAAACGATCAAAAACCCGCGTGCGAGTCGGCGTGTCCTAAAAACGCGATTATGTTTGGCGATAAAGCCGATATGAAACTAGAGGCAAAACGGCGCGCCGAAGCGATCGGCGGATATATCTACGGCGTTAACGAAGGCGGCGGAACCGCGACCTTTTATGTTTCAAAGATTCCCTTCGAGGAGATCGACGCGGCGATCGCGGCTAAAAAGGGCGGCGACAAAGCGCACGGTCGCCCGCAAATGCCCGTAGGCGTTGAAAGCAAGTTAAAAGGCGCGGACGCTCTATTCGCCGCGGCGTTAATCGCGCCGATCGCGGCTGCGGCAAGCGCGGCGATCGCGGTATATAAAGGAGGCAAGCGTGATTAA
- a CDS encoding DUF2892 domain-containing protein, whose protein sequence is MKRNVCVIDRSARILLGLAIGVITLLNAFGPYLSWVLCAIGLIMIVTGAIGVCPLYSFVKFATRRCADKRGENCRRDCCGADANK, encoded by the coding sequence ATGAAAAGGAATGTATGCGTAATCGACCGATCGGCTCGAATACTTTTAGGCTTAGCGATCGGCGTAATTACCCTGTTGAACGCTTTTGGTCCGTATCTCTCATGGGTTTTATGCGCGATCGGGCTTATTATGATCGTTACGGGCGCGATTGGCGTGTGTCCGCTTTATAGCTTTGTAAAATTTGCGACGCGGCGTTGCGCGGACAAACGCGGAGAAAACTGCCGCCGCGATTGTTGCGGCGCGGACGCAAACAAGTAG
- a CDS encoding DUF3373 domain-containing protein produces the protein MIRKTVFATALLCGAYAAENAEIDALKAEIARLRNDLGEVRKQSAQDNLKFGVDLRSSVDVIRYEFANGGSAKNNDLLSTRLWLNMKYQPQSAVAFFGQLSYNKLYGDSVNHAQGNVAPQYGDFDWIVNESASDNTLKVRQAYFLYNGSIGENLPYTASFGRRPSTGGLPLHYREDDAPQSPLSQAINVEFDGASFQFRLDKLTGVDGMYAKLCLGRGLTNAKPRFSQDGADYASDKTQSHRDNIDMFGVIFQPYYDGQYRVITQLARGTNLIGYELDASGAPKSGFRDFGAINIASVAYVQEGVGEFINDFLDKTKFFVAYSASQSDPSGDRKMLGSNDAKTGQSVYVGAQIPAFWSERGSIGAEFNYGDKYWRGFTYGEDTAIGSKMAARGKAYEIYYTQPIAGEILSFQARYTYIDYDYSGSNAFFGEEGAPIKIKNQPNLVDKASDLRFYIRYKY, from the coding sequence ATGATCCGTAAAACCGTTTTTGCGACGGCGTTGTTATGCGGCGCTTACGCCGCCGAAAACGCAGAAATCGACGCGCTTAAAGCTGAAATAGCGCGCCTACGAAACGATCTTGGCGAGGTAAGAAAACAGAGCGCGCAGGATAATCTAAAGTTCGGCGTCGATCTGCGCTCTAGCGTAGATGTAATCCGCTATGAATTCGCGAACGGCGGCTCGGCCAAAAACAACGATCTGCTCTCTACGCGCCTTTGGCTTAATATGAAATATCAGCCGCAAAGCGCCGTCGCCTTTTTTGGTCAGTTATCCTATAACAAGCTATATGGCGATAGCGTAAATCACGCGCAGGGTAACGTCGCGCCGCAATACGGCGATTTTGACTGGATAGTTAATGAAAGCGCTTCGGACAATACGCTAAAGGTTCGGCAGGCGTATTTTCTATATAACGGCTCGATCGGCGAAAACCTTCCATATACGGCGAGTTTTGGTCGCCGTCCTTCCACGGGCGGTTTGCCGCTACACTACCGCGAGGACGACGCGCCGCAATCGCCGCTTAGTCAGGCGATCAACGTTGAGTTCGACGGCGCTAGCTTTCAGTTTAGGCTCGACAAGCTAACGGGCGTTGACGGCATGTACGCCAAACTATGTTTGGGGCGCGGGCTAACAAACGCAAAGCCGCGCTTTAGCCAAGACGGCGCGGATTACGCGAGCGACAAAACTCAATCGCATAGAGACAATATCGATATGTTCGGCGTAATTTTTCAACCGTATTACGACGGGCAATATCGCGTGATAACGCAACTTGCGCGAGGGACAAACCTTATCGGCTACGAGCTTGACGCTTCTGGCGCGCCCAAAAGCGGCTTTCGCGATTTTGGCGCGATCAACATCGCTTCCGTCGCCTATGTTCAAGAGGGCGTAGGCGAGTTTATAAACGATTTTCTGGATAAAACCAAGTTTTTCGTCGCTTACTCGGCAAGCCAAAGCGACCCTAGCGGCGATCGTAAAATGCTCGGCTCTAACGACGCCAAAACAGGACAAAGCGTCTATGTCGGAGCGCAGATTCCCGCATTCTGGTCTGAACGCGGCTCGATCGGGGCGGAGTTTAACTACGGCGATAAGTATTGGCGCGGTTTCACATACGGCGAAGATACGGCGATCGGCTCGAAAATGGCGGCGCGCGGCAAGGCGTACGAGATTTACTATACGCAACCGATCGCGGGCGAGATACTTAGTTTCCAAGCGCGTTATACCTATATCGATTACGACTACTCTGGGTCTAACGCCTTTTTTGGAGAAGAGGGCGCGCCGATAAAAATTAAAAATCAACCAAACCTCGTCGATAAGGCGAGCGATCTGCGGTTTTATATCCGCTACAAATACTAG
- a CDS encoding FAD-dependent oxidoreductase: MIGEKTTISRREALKIAGVAGAALAFSPAIAPTKALAAINAKGKIVVIGAGAAGVSTAAKLCELLEEPDVTIIDDTQTHLYQPAFSLIAGGVVSADYSKLDNADYIPKKVKWIKQKALALDPDGKLVTLSSGETVSYDFLVIAAGIDLNYEAIDGLNRSMLGKDGVASIYAYEGATAAFGQLQELAKQSELNKVSALFCETATPLKCGGAPKKIAFLAQDYIRRNGKRDNANLTQMMTGGAWFGVKAYAEAIEKLYYKREMSHEFKSKLIKIDAKRREATFAVAKLVKDEELGIEVEKSENVVKPYDFIHIVPDQSGAAVVAQNPKLANPSGFLKVNIKTLQSETYPEIFGAGDIVATPFGKTGGSVRKHYQIVAQNLVDVMQGKAPSQQYNGYTVCPLITNYGSVMMLEFGYKGADGSDTLLPSAPLDPTQERWMWWLLKTRALMPMYKAMLKASA; this comes from the coding sequence ATGATTGGAGAGAAAACGACTATTTCACGGCGCGAAGCGCTCAAGATCGCCGGCGTCGCGGGCGCGGCGTTGGCGTTTAGCCCCGCGATCGCGCCGACAAAAGCGTTAGCGGCAATCAACGCCAAAGGTAAAATCGTCGTTATCGGCGCCGGAGCGGCGGGCGTTTCGACCGCCGCGAAGCTATGCGAATTACTTGAAGAACCCGACGTTACGATTATCGACGATACGCAAACGCACCTATATCAACCCGCTTTTAGCCTGATTGCGGGCGGCGTGGTTAGCGCCGATTATTCAAAGCTGGACAACGCCGACTATATACCCAAAAAAGTAAAGTGGATCAAACAAAAGGCGCTCGCGCTTGATCCCGACGGCAAACTCGTAACGCTTTCTAGCGGCGAGACGGTAAGTTATGATTTTTTGGTTATAGCCGCGGGTATAGATTTGAACTACGAGGCGATCGACGGGTTAAATCGCTCTATGCTAGGCAAGGACGGCGTAGCCTCGATCTACGCTTACGAAGGCGCGACAGCCGCGTTTGGTCAGTTGCAAGAGTTGGCAAAGCAAAGCGAGCTAAACAAAGTTTCAGCGCTCTTTTGCGAAACGGCTACGCCGCTTAAATGCGGCGGCGCTCCTAAAAAGATCGCGTTTTTGGCGCAGGATTACATAAGGCGAAACGGCAAACGCGATAACGCGAATCTGACTCAAATGATGACGGGCGGCGCGTGGTTTGGCGTGAAAGCCTATGCGGAGGCGATCGAAAAACTCTATTACAAAAGAGAGATGTCGCACGAGTTCAAGAGCAAACTTATAAAAATCGACGCCAAACGGCGCGAGGCGACTTTCGCCGTAGCAAAACTAGTAAAGGACGAAGAGCTTGGCATTGAAGTGGAAAAGAGCGAAAATGTCGTAAAACCGTATGATTTTATTCACATCGTTCCAGACCAAAGCGGCGCGGCGGTTGTGGCGCAAAATCCAAAACTAGCCAATCCGTCGGGATTTTTGAAAGTAAATATCAAAACGCTTCAAAGCGAAACCTACCCAGAGATTTTTGGCGCGGGCGACATTGTGGCTACGCCGTTTGGCAAAACAGGCGGTAGCGTGCGCAAACACTACCAAATCGTCGCGCAAAATCTCGTCGACGTTATGCAAGGAAAAGCGCCAAGCCAACAGTATAACGGCTACACGGTTTGCCCGCTGATCACCAACTATGGCAGCGTGATGATGCTTGAGTTCGGCTACAAGGGCGCGGACGGATCGGACACGCTACTGCCTAGCGCCCCGCTAGACCCTACGCAAGAACGCTGGATGTGGTGGCTTCTTAAGACGCGCGCGCTTATGCCAATGTATAAAGCGATGTTGAAAGCAAGCGCGTAA
- a CDS encoding PilT/PilU family type 4a pilus ATPase yields MELSDLSLDQLLKTVIAHDASDLHLIVGAEPQVRIHSIITPLDLPKLDRNTVQTMCYSVLTDSQKKKFEEEKELDFALDMPTIGRFRCNYYYERHNVTASFRIIPTQIPSIDSLHLPVMLKDLIKRQKGLILVTGPTGSGKTTTLAAIVNEINHTEKGHIITIEDPVEFIHPHGTCIVSHRSIGEDTHSFSNALKYSLRADPDIILVGEMRDVLTIRTALTAAETGHLVLGTLHTNSAPQTISRIINVFPTDEQALIRTQLSMGLLGVVSQVLMPKVSGGRKAIFEIMVNIPAIANLIRDDKLHQIYSTMQIGQSQTKMQTQTQELIKAFRAGEINRENALKYASNQDEMKKALGVGELAG; encoded by the coding sequence ATGGAACTAAGCGATTTGAGCCTTGATCAGCTCTTAAAAACTGTTATCGCGCACGACGCGAGCGACTTGCACCTTATTGTCGGCGCCGAGCCTCAGGTGCGCATTCACTCGATAATAACGCCGCTCGACTTGCCAAAGCTCGACCGCAATACGGTTCAAACTATGTGTTACTCCGTATTGACCGACTCGCAAAAGAAGAAATTTGAAGAGGAGAAAGAGCTTGACTTTGCGCTCGATATGCCGACCATCGGGCGCTTTCGTTGCAACTACTATTACGAACGGCACAACGTAACGGCTTCGTTTCGCATAATACCTACGCAAATTCCCTCGATCGATAGTTTGCACCTGCCGGTTATGCTTAAAGACCTAATCAAACGTCAAAAGGGGCTGATTCTCGTTACGGGACCAACGGGCAGCGGCAAAACGACGACGTTGGCGGCGATAGTCAACGAGATAAACCATACGGAAAAAGGACATATTATTACGATCGAGGATCCCGTGGAGTTTATTCACCCGCACGGAACCTGCATAGTTTCGCACAGAAGCATCGGCGAGGACACCCACAGTTTCTCTAACGCGCTTAAATACTCGTTGCGCGCCGACCCCGATATTATCCTAGTGGGCGAAATGCGCGACGTGCTTACGATCCGAACCGCGCTTACCGCCGCCGAAACGGGGCACCTGGTGCTTGGCACGCTTCACACCAACTCCGCGCCGCAGACGATCAGCCGTATCATCAACGTTTTTCCGACCGACGAACAAGCTTTGATCCGCACGCAGCTTTCTATGGGGCTTTTAGGCGTGGTTTCGCAGGTGCTTATGCCAAAAGTTAGCGGCGGACGAAAGGCGATTTTTGAGATTATGGTTAATATCCCCGCGATCGCCAACCTCATACGCGACGATAAACTGCACCAGATCTACTCTACAATGCAGATCGGGCAGTCGCAAACCAAGATGCAAACGCAGACGCAGGAGCTGATCAAAGCCTTCCGCGCCGGAGAGATCAACAGAGAAAACGCGCTGAAATACGCGTCGAATCAAGACGAGATGAAAAAAGCGCTCGGCGTCGGCGAGCTAGCGGGGTAA
- the gatC gene encoding Asp-tRNA(Asn)/Glu-tRNA(Gln) amidotransferase subunit GatC, whose product MTIDDELLNRLETLSRLTIAPNKREAAKRSLSEILDFVEKLNELDTSRIDAISTLFNARARLRADEPKEDRSVFEDLIARAPKSDGQSFITPRVVG is encoded by the coding sequence ATGACAATTGACGACGAGTTGTTGAATCGTTTGGAAACGCTTTCGCGGCTGACTATCGCGCCTAATAAGCGCGAAGCGGCTAAGCGTAGCTTGAGCGAGATTTTGGACTTTGTGGAAAAGCTAAACGAGTTGGACACAAGCCGCATCGACGCGATTTCTACGCTTTTTAACGCGCGGGCGAGGCTTCGCGCCGACGAGCCTAAAGAGGATCGCTCCGTTTTTGAGGATCTAATCGCGCGCGCGCCTAAATCCGACGGTCAAAGTTTTATCACGCCTAGAGTCGTAGGTTAA